One window of the Populus trichocarpa isolate Nisqually-1 chromosome 9, P.trichocarpa_v4.1, whole genome shotgun sequence genome contains the following:
- the LOC7467382 gene encoding zinc finger CCCH domain-containing protein 55 isoform X2 codes for MDTHEITNILLTKLKSLDPENAARIMGFILIQVPSEKDLLRLAFGPETLLQNVVFKAKIHFGLSTNTFSTPSTPSSPLPLNPIARPCNSTNPFSLSSPRVTNNDSFLDFGKNPPPNPWPVHGLPNNSNSNTSISPKSSPFLSYDNIRSGSVLVPPFSRNGGNDCGDCSNNSVDFPDEYQLDDYLSFLDDPSSKNEGFMDQRVQLGGYPVDNGDSHLHRRRFSESDACFGAEDGGFGLGYKPCLYFARGFCKNGESCKFVHGGENMAEVNGGGVLVGSPREMEELYLQQQEELMRMKAAQQQQQQRMAYNKYMNFLLQQQNKTDRLGAAAAMMGDEFYNFSRLRGGRNGFFAMGMAEKANSASRQIYLTFPADSSFKDEDVSNYFCSFGPVQDVRIPYQQKRMFGFVTFVHPETVKEILAKGNPHYICESRVLVKPYKEKGKVANKMQQLLERGNFSPTSSPSGFDPRELRDIHLGARMLYNTPEIMLRRKLEEQAELQQAIELQGRRLINLQLPDLRGDYVHRHQRSLSVGAPISLHTHHSPINQTDILTSNGKNEITLEDEGNLSGATKSTYIAAIEQNLQDELNAAYIQNNDNVNCKVESFTERY; via the exons ATGGATACTCATGAGATAACTAACATACTGCTAACTAAACTCAAGAGTTTAGATCCAGAAAACGCTGCTAGAATTATGGGTTTTATTCTCATACAAGTCCCTTCCGAAAAAGATTTGTTACGTTTAGCCTTTGGCCCTGAAACCCTTTTGCAAAATGTAGTCTTTAAGGCCAAAATCCACTTTGGACTCTCTACAAACACGTTTTCTACACCTTCTACACCATCTTCTCCGTTGCCTCTCAATCCCATAGCAAGGCCTTGTAATAGCACTAACCCCTTTTCACTATCGTCTCCAAGAGTCACAAATAATGATTCTTTCcttgattttggaaaaaaccCGCCTCCAAATCCCTGGCCTGTTCATGGGTTGCCAAATAATAGTAACAGTAACACTTCAATTAGCCCAAAGTCCAGTCCTTTTTTGTCCTATGATAATATACGTTCTGGGTCTGTTTTAGTGCCACCATTCTCGAGGAATGGTGGTAATGACTGTGGTGATTGCAGTAATAATAGTGTTGACTTCCCTGATGAGTATCAATTAGATGATTATCTTTCGTTTCTTGATGACCCCTCTTCAAAAAATGAGGGCTTTATGGACCAAAGGGTTCAATTGGGTGGTTATCCGGTTGATAATGGAGATAGCCATTTGCATAGAAGGAGATTTTCAGAGAGTGATGCGTGTTTTGGTGCTGAAGATGGGGGGTTTGGTCTTGGGTATAAGCCTTGTCTGTATTTTGCTAGAGGGTTTTGCAAGAATGGAGAAAGTTGCAAGTTTGTTCATGGTGGTGAAAATATGGCTGAGGTTAATGGTGGTGGTGTTCTTGTGGGTTCACCAAGGGAAATGGAGGAACTTTATTTGCAGCAGCAAGAGGAGTTGATGAGAATGAAGGCtgcacagcagcagcagcagcaaaggaTGGCTTATAACAAGTACATGAATTTTCTGTTGCAGCAACAGAATAAAACCGATAG ATTGGGGGCAGCAGCAGCAATGATGGGTGACGAATTTTACAATTTCAGTCGGCTTCGTGGTGGAAGGAATGGCTTTTTTGCAATGGGAATGGCTGAAAAGGCAAATTCAGCATCCAGACAGATATACTTGACATTCCCGGCTGACAGCTCTTTCAAAGATGAAGATGTTTCGAATTATTTCTG ttCTTTTGGACCAGTTCAAGATGTTAGGATTCCATACCAGCAGAAGCGGATGTTTGGATTTGTTACATTTGTCCACCCAGAGACTGTGAAGGAAATATTGGCAAAGGGAAATCCTCATTATATCTGCGAGTCACGTGTGCTTGTCAAGCCAtacaaagagaaaggaaaagtaGCAAACAA GATGCAACAGTTACTTGAGAGGGGGAATTTTTCACCTACTTCAAGCCCTTCAGGTTTTGATCCTAGAGAGCTACGTGATATTCACCTTG GAGCAAGAATGCTTTACAATACACCTGAAATTATGCTGAGAAGGAAATTGGAGGAGCAGGCAGAGCTGCAGCAAGCTATTGAACTCCAGGGAAGAAGGTTAATTAATCTGCAACTTCCAGACTTGAGGGGAGATTATGTACATCGTCACCAGCGTAGTCTGTCTGTTGGTGCTCCCATTTCCCTGCACACTCATCATTCTCCCATCAATCAAACTGACATTCTTACCTCCAATGGCAAGAACGAGATCACATTAGAAG ACGAAGGGAATTTATCAGGTGCCACTAAATCTACTTATATTGCTGCCATTGAACAGAATCTTCAGGATGAATTGAACGCAGCTTACATTCAGAACAATGACAATGTTAATTGCAAGGTGGAGAGCTTCACTGAAAGGTATTGA
- the LOC7467382 gene encoding zinc finger CCCH domain-containing protein 55 isoform X1: MDTHEITNILLTKLKSLDPENAARIMGFILIQVPSEKDLLRLAFGPETLLQNVVFKAKIHFGLSTNTFSTPSTPSSPLPLNPIARPCNSTNPFSLSSPRVTNNDSFLDFGKNPPPNPWPVHGLPNNSNSNTSISPKSSPFLSYDNIRSGSVLVPPFSRNGGNDCGDCSNNSVDFPDEYQLDDYLSFLDDPSSKNEGFMDQRVQLGGYPVDNGDSHLHRRRFSESDACFGAEDGGFGLGYKPCLYFARGFCKNGESCKFVHGGENMAEVNGGGVLVGSPREMEELYLQQQEELMRMKAAQQQQQQRMAYNKYMNFLLQQQNKTDRLGAAAAMMGDEFYNFSRLRGGRNGFFAMGMAEKANSASRQIYLTFPADSSFKDEDVSNYFCSFGPVQDVRIPYQQKRMFGFVTFVHPETVKEILAKGNPHYICESRVLVKPYKEKGKVANKMQQLLERGNFSPTSSPSGFDPRELRDIHLGARMLYNTPEIMLRRKLEEQAELQQAIELQGRRLINLQLPDLRGDYVHRHQRSLSVGAPISLHTHHSPINQTDILTSNGKNEITLEDEGNLSGATKSTYIAAIEQNLQDELNAAYIQNNDNVNCKVESFTESHGSNVEPDNLTKSSENQHSDLFPYAKAKESNELSVSSWSENDASVPTTSTSDEASY; the protein is encoded by the exons ATGGATACTCATGAGATAACTAACATACTGCTAACTAAACTCAAGAGTTTAGATCCAGAAAACGCTGCTAGAATTATGGGTTTTATTCTCATACAAGTCCCTTCCGAAAAAGATTTGTTACGTTTAGCCTTTGGCCCTGAAACCCTTTTGCAAAATGTAGTCTTTAAGGCCAAAATCCACTTTGGACTCTCTACAAACACGTTTTCTACACCTTCTACACCATCTTCTCCGTTGCCTCTCAATCCCATAGCAAGGCCTTGTAATAGCACTAACCCCTTTTCACTATCGTCTCCAAGAGTCACAAATAATGATTCTTTCcttgattttggaaaaaaccCGCCTCCAAATCCCTGGCCTGTTCATGGGTTGCCAAATAATAGTAACAGTAACACTTCAATTAGCCCAAAGTCCAGTCCTTTTTTGTCCTATGATAATATACGTTCTGGGTCTGTTTTAGTGCCACCATTCTCGAGGAATGGTGGTAATGACTGTGGTGATTGCAGTAATAATAGTGTTGACTTCCCTGATGAGTATCAATTAGATGATTATCTTTCGTTTCTTGATGACCCCTCTTCAAAAAATGAGGGCTTTATGGACCAAAGGGTTCAATTGGGTGGTTATCCGGTTGATAATGGAGATAGCCATTTGCATAGAAGGAGATTTTCAGAGAGTGATGCGTGTTTTGGTGCTGAAGATGGGGGGTTTGGTCTTGGGTATAAGCCTTGTCTGTATTTTGCTAGAGGGTTTTGCAAGAATGGAGAAAGTTGCAAGTTTGTTCATGGTGGTGAAAATATGGCTGAGGTTAATGGTGGTGGTGTTCTTGTGGGTTCACCAAGGGAAATGGAGGAACTTTATTTGCAGCAGCAAGAGGAGTTGATGAGAATGAAGGCtgcacagcagcagcagcagcaaaggaTGGCTTATAACAAGTACATGAATTTTCTGTTGCAGCAACAGAATAAAACCGATAG ATTGGGGGCAGCAGCAGCAATGATGGGTGACGAATTTTACAATTTCAGTCGGCTTCGTGGTGGAAGGAATGGCTTTTTTGCAATGGGAATGGCTGAAAAGGCAAATTCAGCATCCAGACAGATATACTTGACATTCCCGGCTGACAGCTCTTTCAAAGATGAAGATGTTTCGAATTATTTCTG ttCTTTTGGACCAGTTCAAGATGTTAGGATTCCATACCAGCAGAAGCGGATGTTTGGATTTGTTACATTTGTCCACCCAGAGACTGTGAAGGAAATATTGGCAAAGGGAAATCCTCATTATATCTGCGAGTCACGTGTGCTTGTCAAGCCAtacaaagagaaaggaaaagtaGCAAACAA GATGCAACAGTTACTTGAGAGGGGGAATTTTTCACCTACTTCAAGCCCTTCAGGTTTTGATCCTAGAGAGCTACGTGATATTCACCTTG GAGCAAGAATGCTTTACAATACACCTGAAATTATGCTGAGAAGGAAATTGGAGGAGCAGGCAGAGCTGCAGCAAGCTATTGAACTCCAGGGAAGAAGGTTAATTAATCTGCAACTTCCAGACTTGAGGGGAGATTATGTACATCGTCACCAGCGTAGTCTGTCTGTTGGTGCTCCCATTTCCCTGCACACTCATCATTCTCCCATCAATCAAACTGACATTCTTACCTCCAATGGCAAGAACGAGATCACATTAGAAG ACGAAGGGAATTTATCAGGTGCCACTAAATCTACTTATATTGCTGCCATTGAACAGAATCTTCAGGATGAATTGAACGCAGCTTACATTCAGAACAATGACAATGTTAATTGCAAGGTGGAGAGCTTCACTGAAAG CCATGGAAGCAACGTGGAACCCGATAACCTCACAAAATCATCTGAGAATCAGCACTCTGACTTGTTCCCTTATGCCAAAGCTAAAGAAAGCAATGAGTTATCTGTCTCTTCATGGTCTGAAAATGATGCATCAGTGCCCACCACTTCTACTAGTGACGAGGCTTCTTATTGA